A genomic stretch from Lepisosteus oculatus isolate fLepOcu1 chromosome 7, fLepOcu1.hap2, whole genome shotgun sequence includes:
- the ucn3l gene encoding urocortin 3, like has protein sequence MMSYIKTLLLFTLLCTPTTSFCYRLYQSESNFLCNNEILSGAKKSDLQDNYLPERRRFLYLPGGDLSSAELREKRTFPASQYKYLRQTQLKGKMYQNSAKSDRRTKFTLSLDVPTNIMNILFNIAKAKNLRAKAAANARLMAQIGRRK, from the coding sequence ATGATGTCTTACATCAAAACCCTGCTTCTGTTTACGCTATTGTGCACGCCAACCACCAGCTTCTGTTACAGACTCTATCAAAGTGAATCCAACTTTCTCTGCAACAATGAAATCCTTTCAGGGGCAAAGAAAAGCGACCTCCAGGACAACTACCTACCTGAAAGAAGGAGGTTCCTCTACCTTCCTGGGGGTGACCTCTCGTCTGCAGAATTAAGAGAAAAAAGGACGTTTCCCGCCTCGCAGTACAAATACCTGCGCCAGACTCAGCTGAAGGGGAAGATGTACCAGAACAGTGCCAAAAGTGACCGCCGGACCAAATTCACCTTGTCCCTAGATGTGCCCACCAATATCATGAACATCCTTTTCAACattgcaaaagcaaaaaactTGCGAGCAAAGGCGGCAGCCAACGCTCGCCTCATGGCTCAGATCGGGCGAAGGAAGTGA